A region of Peromyscus maniculatus bairdii isolate BWxNUB_F1_BW_parent chromosome 7, HU_Pman_BW_mat_3.1, whole genome shotgun sequence DNA encodes the following proteins:
- the Cul5 gene encoding cullin-5 isoform X1, with amino-acid sequence MATSNLLKNKGSLQFEDKWDFMRPIVLKLLRQESVTKQQWFDLFSDVHAVCLWDEKGSSKIHQALKEDILEFIKQAQARVLSHQDDTALLKAYIVEWRKFFTQCDILPKPFCQLEVTLLGKQSNKKSNMEDSIVRKLMLDTWNESIFSNIKNRLQDSAMKLVHAERLGEAFDSQLVIGVRESYVNLCSNPEDKLKIYRDNFEKAYSDSTERFYRTQAPSYLQQNGVQNYMKYADAKLKEEEKRALRYLETRRECNSVEALMECCVNALVTSFKETILAECQGMIKRNETEKLHLMFSLMDKVPNGIEPMLKDLEEHIISAGLADMVAAAETITTDSEKYVEQLLTLFNRFSKLVKEAFQDDPRFLTARDKAYKAVVNDATIFKLELPLKQKGVGLKTQPESKCPELLANYCDMLLRKTPLSKKLTSEEIEAKLKEVLLVLKYVQNKDVFMRYHKAHLTRRLILDISADSEIEENMVEWLREVGMPADYVNKLARMFQDIKVSEDLNQAFKEMHKNNKLALPADSVNIKILNAGAWSRSSEKVFVSLPTELEDLIPEVEEFYKKNHSGRKLHWHHLMSNGIITFKNEVGQYDLEVTTFQLAVLFAWNQRPREKISFENLKLATELPDAELRRTLWSLVAFPKLKRQVLLYEPQVNSPKDFTEGTLFSVNQEFSLIKNGKVQKRGKINLIGRLQLTTERMREEENEGIVQLRILRTQEAIIQIMKMRKKISNAQLQTELVEILKNMFLPQKKMIKEQIEWLIEHKYIRRDEADINTFIYMA; translated from the exons aataaaggtTCTCTCCAGTTTGAAGACAAGTGGGATTTTATGCGTCCAATTGTTTTGAAGCTTTTACGCCAGGAATCTGTAACAAAACAGCAGTGGTTTGATCTGTTTTC GGATGTACATGCAGTCTGTCTCTGGGATGAGAAAGGCTCATCAAAAATTCATCAGGCTTTAAAAGAAGATATTCTTGAGTTTATTAAGCAAGCACAGGCA cGTGTCCTGAGCCATCAAGATGACACAGCTTTGCTAAAGGCATATATTGTTGAATGGCGAAAATTCTTCACACAATGTGATATTTTACCAAAACCTTTTTGTCAACTAGAGGTTACTTTACTGggcaaacaaagcaataaaaagtCAAATATGGAAGATAGTATTGTTAGAAAG CTCATGCTTGATACATGGAATGAGTcaattttttcaaatataaaaaacagACTTCAGGATAGTGCAATGAAGCTGGTGCATGCTGAGAGATTAGGTGAAGCCTTTGATTCTCAGCTGGTCATAGGAGTGCGAGAGTCCTACG TTAACCTTTGTTCTAATCCTGAGGACAAGCTTAAGATCTACAGGGATAATTTTGAGAAGGCATACTCGGATTCAACAGAGAGATTTTATAGAACACAGGCACCCTCATATTTACAGCAAAATGGTGTGCAGAATTACATGAAATAT GCAGATGctaaattaaaagaagaagaaaaaagagcacTCCGTTACTTAGAAACAAGACGAGAATGTAACTCTGTTGAAGCA CTCATGGAATGCTGTGTAAATGCGCTGGTGACCTCCTTTAAAGAGACTATTTTAGCAGAATGCCAAGGCATGATCAAACGAAATGAAACTGAAA AGTTacatttgatgttttctttgatGGACAAAGTTCCTAATGGGATAGAGCCAATGTTGAAGGATTTGGAGGAGCACATCATCAGTGCTGGCCTAGCAGACATGGTGGCAGCTGCTGAAACTATCACTACT GACTCTGAGAAGTATGTGGAGCAATTACTTACCCTGTTTAATAGATTCAGTAAACTGGTCAAAGAAGCTTTTCAAGATGATCCTCGTTTTCTTACTGCTAGAGATAAG GCTTATAAAGCAGTTGTTAATGATGCTACCATATTTAAACTTGAATTACCTTTGAAGCAGAAAGG AGTGGGGTTGAAAACTCAGCCTGAATCAAAGTGCCCTGAGTTGCTTGCCAATTACTGTGATATGTTATTAAGGAAAACACCATTAAGCAAAAAACTAACCTCTGAGGAAATTGAAGCAAAGCTTAAAGAAGTG CTCTTGGTACTTAAATATGTACAAAATAAGGATGTCTTTATGAGGTATCACAAAGCTCATCTTACCCGACGTCTCATATTGGACATCTCTGCTGACAGCGAGATTGAGGAGAACATGGTCGAGTGGCTACGA GAAGTTGGTATGCCAGCAGATTATGTGAACAAGCTCGCTAGAATGTTTCAGGACATAAAAGTATCTGAAGACTTGAACCAAGCTTTTAAggaaatgcataaaaataataagttGGCATTACCAg CTGATTCAGTTAATATAAAGATTCTGAATGCTGGCGCCTGGTCTAGAAGCTCTGAGAAAGTCTTCGTCTCACTTCCTACTGAACTGGAGGATTTGATACCTGAGGTAGaagaattttacaaaaaaaatcatagtggTAGAAAATTACACTGGCATCATCTCATGTCAAATGGAATT ATAACATTTAAGAATGAAGTCGGTCAGTATGATTTGGAAGTAACCACATTTCAGTTGGCTGTGCTATTTGCATGGAACCAAAGGCCCAGAGAGAAAATCAGCTTTGAAAATCTAAAACTTGCAACGGAACTCCCTGATGCTGAACTTAGAAGGACTTTATGG tCGTTAGTAGCTTTTCCTAAGCTCAAACGGCAAGTTTTGTTGTACGAACCTCAAGTCAACTCCCCCAAAGACTTCACAGAAGGGACCCTCTTCTCCGTGAACCAGGAGTTCAGCCTAAT aaaaaatggaaaagttcagaaaaggggaaaaatcaaTTTGATTGGACGCTTGCAGCTTACTacagaaagaatgagagaagaagaaaatgaagggatAGTTCAGCTAAGAATATTAAGAACCCAG gaagCCATCatacaaataatgaaaatgagaaagaaaattagcAATGCTCAGCTGCAGACTGAATTAGTAGAAATTTTGAAAAACATGTTCTtaccacagaagaaaatgataaaagagCAGATTGAATGGCTGATAGAGCACAAGTACATCAGGAGAGACGAGGCCGACATCAACACGTTCATATACATGGCCTAG
- the Cul5 gene encoding cullin-5 isoform X2, which yields MEDSIVRKLMLDTWNESIFSNIKNRLQDSAMKLVHAERLGEAFDSQLVIGVRESYVNLCSNPEDKLKIYRDNFEKAYSDSTERFYRTQAPSYLQQNGVQNYMKYADAKLKEEEKRALRYLETRRECNSVEALMECCVNALVTSFKETILAECQGMIKRNETEKLHLMFSLMDKVPNGIEPMLKDLEEHIISAGLADMVAAAETITTDSEKYVEQLLTLFNRFSKLVKEAFQDDPRFLTARDKAYKAVVNDATIFKLELPLKQKGVGLKTQPESKCPELLANYCDMLLRKTPLSKKLTSEEIEAKLKEVLLVLKYVQNKDVFMRYHKAHLTRRLILDISADSEIEENMVEWLREVGMPADYVNKLARMFQDIKVSEDLNQAFKEMHKNNKLALPADSVNIKILNAGAWSRSSEKVFVSLPTELEDLIPEVEEFYKKNHSGRKLHWHHLMSNGIITFKNEVGQYDLEVTTFQLAVLFAWNQRPREKISFENLKLATELPDAELRRTLWSLVAFPKLKRQVLLYEPQVNSPKDFTEGTLFSVNQEFSLIKNGKVQKRGKINLIGRLQLTTERMREEENEGIVQLRILRTQEAIIQIMKMRKKISNAQLQTELVEILKNMFLPQKKMIKEQIEWLIEHKYIRRDEADINTFIYMA from the exons ATGGAAGATAGTATTGTTAGAAAG CTCATGCTTGATACATGGAATGAGTcaattttttcaaatataaaaaacagACTTCAGGATAGTGCAATGAAGCTGGTGCATGCTGAGAGATTAGGTGAAGCCTTTGATTCTCAGCTGGTCATAGGAGTGCGAGAGTCCTACG TTAACCTTTGTTCTAATCCTGAGGACAAGCTTAAGATCTACAGGGATAATTTTGAGAAGGCATACTCGGATTCAACAGAGAGATTTTATAGAACACAGGCACCCTCATATTTACAGCAAAATGGTGTGCAGAATTACATGAAATAT GCAGATGctaaattaaaagaagaagaaaaaagagcacTCCGTTACTTAGAAACAAGACGAGAATGTAACTCTGTTGAAGCA CTCATGGAATGCTGTGTAAATGCGCTGGTGACCTCCTTTAAAGAGACTATTTTAGCAGAATGCCAAGGCATGATCAAACGAAATGAAACTGAAA AGTTacatttgatgttttctttgatGGACAAAGTTCCTAATGGGATAGAGCCAATGTTGAAGGATTTGGAGGAGCACATCATCAGTGCTGGCCTAGCAGACATGGTGGCAGCTGCTGAAACTATCACTACT GACTCTGAGAAGTATGTGGAGCAATTACTTACCCTGTTTAATAGATTCAGTAAACTGGTCAAAGAAGCTTTTCAAGATGATCCTCGTTTTCTTACTGCTAGAGATAAG GCTTATAAAGCAGTTGTTAATGATGCTACCATATTTAAACTTGAATTACCTTTGAAGCAGAAAGG AGTGGGGTTGAAAACTCAGCCTGAATCAAAGTGCCCTGAGTTGCTTGCCAATTACTGTGATATGTTATTAAGGAAAACACCATTAAGCAAAAAACTAACCTCTGAGGAAATTGAAGCAAAGCTTAAAGAAGTG CTCTTGGTACTTAAATATGTACAAAATAAGGATGTCTTTATGAGGTATCACAAAGCTCATCTTACCCGACGTCTCATATTGGACATCTCTGCTGACAGCGAGATTGAGGAGAACATGGTCGAGTGGCTACGA GAAGTTGGTATGCCAGCAGATTATGTGAACAAGCTCGCTAGAATGTTTCAGGACATAAAAGTATCTGAAGACTTGAACCAAGCTTTTAAggaaatgcataaaaataataagttGGCATTACCAg CTGATTCAGTTAATATAAAGATTCTGAATGCTGGCGCCTGGTCTAGAAGCTCTGAGAAAGTCTTCGTCTCACTTCCTACTGAACTGGAGGATTTGATACCTGAGGTAGaagaattttacaaaaaaaatcatagtggTAGAAAATTACACTGGCATCATCTCATGTCAAATGGAATT ATAACATTTAAGAATGAAGTCGGTCAGTATGATTTGGAAGTAACCACATTTCAGTTGGCTGTGCTATTTGCATGGAACCAAAGGCCCAGAGAGAAAATCAGCTTTGAAAATCTAAAACTTGCAACGGAACTCCCTGATGCTGAACTTAGAAGGACTTTATGG tCGTTAGTAGCTTTTCCTAAGCTCAAACGGCAAGTTTTGTTGTACGAACCTCAAGTCAACTCCCCCAAAGACTTCACAGAAGGGACCCTCTTCTCCGTGAACCAGGAGTTCAGCCTAAT aaaaaatggaaaagttcagaaaaggggaaaaatcaaTTTGATTGGACGCTTGCAGCTTACTacagaaagaatgagagaagaagaaaatgaagggatAGTTCAGCTAAGAATATTAAGAACCCAG gaagCCATCatacaaataatgaaaatgagaaagaaaattagcAATGCTCAGCTGCAGACTGAATTAGTAGAAATTTTGAAAAACATGTTCTtaccacagaagaaaatgataaaagagCAGATTGAATGGCTGATAGAGCACAAGTACATCAGGAGAGACGAGGCCGACATCAACACGTTCATATACATGGCCTAG